A genomic stretch from Hymenobacter psoromatis includes:
- a CDS encoding DNA topoisomerase IV (decatenates newly replicated chromosomal DNA and relaxes positive and negative DNA supercoiling) has product MATSTPSASDASEPDYLQPGDSLDFDLHGSASAAPDATAETPAPEVADDAAQAVVHTLFGDEEADEVESEQFMTEAEPDSPAEVVAEEEPKFAPGEVIHDVNNVRGMYQNWFLDYASYVILERAVPAVEDGLKPVQRRILHAMNEMDDGRLNKVANIIGQTMQYHPHGDASIGDAIVNLGQKDLLIDHQGNWGDVRTGDSAAAARYIEARLSKFALEVVFNPDITDWQMSYDGRKREPVTLPVKFPLLLAQGVEGIAVGLSTKIMPHNFCELCQASIAVLKGREFQLQPDFPTGGLADISNYQSGQRGGRIRLRATIEKVDKTLLIIRDIPYGTTTTALMESIVKASEANKIKIKKVVDNTAALVEIQVQLPPGISPDLTIDALYAFTDCEISISPNTCVIIDDKPRFVGVEDMLRLSTGKTVRLLERELEIRQQELQEKWHSASLEKIFIENRIYRKIEECETWEQILETIDAGLKKFVRVEGERLKANDLRLVIRRPVSEDDLTRLTEIRIKRISKFDGFKAEEYIQKLDEELLEVADNLANSTRYAIAYFENLLKKYGVGRERKTQLRTFDVVTAQKVAVANQKLYVNRQDGFVGYGLKKDEFVTDCSDLDDIIAIRRDGTFMVTKIAEKTFVGKDILQVGVYNKNDDRLVYNMVYVDGASGISFAKRFLVTGITRDKVYDLTKGTKGTKTLYLTANPNSESETVTVQLSDKAPARVKQFEFDFAELAIKGKGSMGNIVTKQTIKKIIQKSLGDSTLGGREVFFDSVVGKLNHTNHGRYLGTFDTEHLVLVVYKDGSYELTPPSTATHFDVPNIVLLRKLEPDTVVSAAYVDGETKLHYVKRFHIETTTLEKRFSFISESKGSKLLAASSFAEPVVEIKLQRDKKANKETETLRLDQFIEVKGWKAMGNKLNYYKIHNLSLLTDEGPEPARREAKRRGAAKPEEGSEAASESPELPMSVDVTEEEVAQSQALLRRPKAQLGLFSG; this is encoded by the coding sequence GTGGCCACTTCTACTCCTTCTGCTTCCGACGCTTCTGAGCCCGACTACCTCCAGCCGGGCGATTCGCTGGATTTTGACCTGCACGGGTCGGCCAGCGCGGCCCCCGATGCAACGGCCGAAACGCCAGCGCCCGAAGTGGCCGACGACGCGGCCCAGGCCGTAGTCCACACGCTGTTTGGTGATGAAGAGGCCGATGAAGTGGAAAGCGAACAGTTTATGACCGAAGCGGAGCCCGACTCGCCCGCAGAGGTCGTCGCGGAGGAGGAGCCCAAATTTGCTCCCGGTGAGGTCATCCACGACGTAAATAACGTGCGGGGCATGTACCAGAACTGGTTTCTGGACTATGCTAGCTACGTGATTCTGGAGCGCGCCGTGCCCGCCGTGGAGGATGGGTTGAAGCCCGTGCAGCGGCGCATCCTGCACGCGATGAACGAGATGGACGATGGCCGCCTGAACAAGGTAGCCAATATCATCGGCCAGACCATGCAGTATCACCCGCACGGCGACGCCAGCATCGGCGACGCCATCGTGAACCTGGGCCAGAAGGACCTGCTCATCGACCACCAGGGCAATTGGGGCGACGTGCGCACCGGCGACTCGGCCGCCGCCGCGCGCTACATTGAGGCCCGCCTCAGCAAGTTTGCCCTCGAAGTGGTGTTCAACCCCGACATCACCGACTGGCAGATGAGCTACGACGGCCGCAAGCGCGAGCCCGTGACGCTGCCCGTCAAGTTCCCGCTGCTGCTGGCGCAGGGGGTAGAGGGCATTGCTGTGGGCCTGAGCACCAAGATAATGCCGCACAACTTTTGCGAGCTGTGCCAGGCCAGCATTGCCGTGCTGAAGGGTAGGGAATTTCAGCTGCAACCCGATTTTCCGACCGGCGGCCTGGCCGACATTAGCAACTACCAGAGCGGGCAGCGCGGCGGGCGCATCCGGCTGCGGGCCACAATTGAGAAGGTCGATAAAACGCTGCTCATCATCCGCGACATCCCGTACGGCACCACCACCACGGCGCTCATGGAGAGTATCGTGAAGGCGTCGGAAGCCAATAAAATCAAGATTAAGAAGGTCGTGGACAACACCGCCGCGCTGGTCGAGATTCAGGTGCAGCTGCCGCCCGGCATCAGCCCCGACCTCACCATCGACGCGCTCTACGCCTTTACCGACTGCGAAATATCCATTTCGCCCAACACCTGCGTCATCATCGACGACAAGCCGCGCTTTGTGGGGGTAGAGGACATGCTGCGCCTGAGCACCGGCAAAACCGTGCGCCTGCTGGAGCGCGAGCTTGAAATCAGGCAGCAGGAATTGCAGGAAAAGTGGCATTCGGCCTCGCTGGAGAAGATTTTCATCGAAAACCGCATCTACCGCAAAATTGAGGAGTGCGAAACCTGGGAGCAGATTCTTGAAACCATCGACGCGGGCCTCAAGAAGTTCGTGCGCGTGGAAGGGGAGCGGCTCAAGGCCAACGACTTACGCCTGGTAATTCGCCGCCCGGTGAGCGAAGACGACCTCACGCGCCTGACCGAAATCCGCATTAAGCGCATCTCGAAATTCGACGGGTTCAAGGCCGAAGAATATATTCAGAAGCTCGACGAGGAGCTGCTTGAAGTAGCCGATAACCTGGCCAATAGCACGCGCTACGCCATTGCGTATTTTGAAAACCTGCTCAAAAAGTATGGGGTAGGGCGCGAACGCAAAACCCAGCTCCGCACCTTCGATGTGGTTACGGCCCAGAAAGTTGCGGTAGCCAACCAGAAGCTCTACGTGAACCGCCAGGACGGCTTCGTGGGCTACGGCCTGAAGAAAGACGAATTCGTAACCGACTGCTCGGACCTCGACGACATCATCGCCATCCGGCGCGACGGCACGTTTATGGTAACCAAAATTGCGGAAAAGACCTTCGTGGGTAAGGATATTCTGCAAGTGGGCGTCTATAACAAGAACGACGACCGGCTGGTGTATAATATGGTGTACGTGGACGGCGCCAGCGGCATCAGCTTCGCCAAGCGCTTTCTGGTCACGGGCATCACGCGCGATAAAGTTTACGACCTCACCAAAGGCACCAAGGGCACTAAAACGCTGTATCTCACGGCTAATCCCAACTCGGAAAGCGAAACCGTGACCGTGCAGCTCTCGGACAAAGCGCCGGCGCGGGTCAAGCAGTTTGAGTTCGATTTTGCTGAGTTGGCCATCAAGGGTAAGGGCTCGATGGGGAACATCGTGACCAAGCAGACAATCAAGAAAATAATCCAGAAGTCGCTGGGTGACAGCACACTGGGAGGTAGGGAAGTCTTTTTTGACAGTGTGGTGGGCAAGCTCAACCACACCAACCACGGCCGCTACCTGGGCACCTTCGATACCGAGCACCTGGTGCTGGTGGTGTACAAAGACGGCTCGTATGAATTGACGCCGCCTTCCACGGCCACGCACTTCGACGTGCCCAATATCGTGCTGCTGCGCAAGCTGGAGCCCGATACCGTGGTGAGCGCCGCCTACGTCGATGGCGAAACCAAATTGCACTACGTCAAGCGTTTCCACATCGAAACCACGACGTTGGAAAAGCGCTTTAGCTTCATATCCGAAAGCAAGGGCTCGAAGCTGTTGGCCGCCAGCAGCTTTGCCGAGCCCGTGGTGGAGATAAAGCTCCAGCGTGACAAGAAGGCCAACAAGGAAACCGAAACCCTGCGCCTCGACCAGTTTATTGAGGTAAAGGGCTGGAAGGCGATGGGTAATAAGCTCAACTATTATAAAATCCACAACCTGAGCCTGCTCACCGACGAAGGCCCCGAGCCCGCCCGCCGCGAGGCCAAGCGCCGCGGCGCTGCCAAGCCCGAGGAGGGCAGCGAGGCGGCCAGCGAATCCCCCGAACTACCTATGTCCGTGGATGTTACCGAAGAAGAGGTGGCCCAGTCGCAGGCGCTGCTGCGGCGGCCCAAGGCGCAGCTGGGCCTGTTTTCTGGCTAG
- a CDS encoding carbonic anhydrase, giving the protein MQDILANNRKWVAERNAEDPDFFKRLTNGQQPRYLFIGCSDSRVPASGITGTGPGEMFVHRNIANLVVHSDMNLLSVLQYAVEVLGVRDILVVGHYGCGGVAAAAANKQYGLIDNWLVNIRDVVRLHETELLRIPDETQRLRRLVELNVMEQVRNLAKTNIIQNALRSDDPPRLHGLVYDIADGRLKDLEVSGQTVINDLAHIYGTQATQLANPTPAPANEPSPKEMGSPYQDTPPSDQESSAKLIAA; this is encoded by the coding sequence GTGCAGGATATTTTAGCCAACAACCGCAAGTGGGTGGCCGAGCGCAACGCCGAAGACCCCGATTTTTTCAAGCGCCTGACCAATGGCCAGCAGCCGCGCTACCTCTTCATAGGCTGCTCCGACTCGCGGGTGCCGGCCTCAGGCATCACGGGCACTGGGCCGGGCGAAATGTTCGTGCACCGCAACATTGCCAACCTGGTGGTGCACAGCGACATGAACCTACTCAGCGTGCTGCAATACGCCGTGGAAGTGCTGGGCGTGCGCGATATTCTGGTGGTGGGCCACTACGGTTGCGGGGGGGTAGCAGCCGCCGCGGCCAACAAGCAATATGGCCTGATTGACAACTGGTTGGTGAATATTCGCGACGTGGTGCGCCTGCACGAAACCGAGCTGCTGCGCATCCCGGACGAAACCCAGCGCCTGCGCCGCCTCGTGGAGCTCAACGTGATGGAGCAGGTGCGTAATCTGGCTAAAACCAATATTATCCAGAACGCGCTGCGCAGCGACGACCCGCCCCGCCTGCACGGCCTCGTGTATGACATCGCCGACGGGCGCCTTAAAGACCTGGAAGTGAGTGGCCAGACCGTTATCAATGACCTGGCGCACATCTACGGCACCCAGGCGACGCAGCTGGCAAACCCTACCCCCGCCCCGGCCAACGAGCCCAGCCCCAAGGAGATGGGCAGCCCCTACCAGGACACGCCGCCCAGCGACCAGGAATCCTCGGCTAAGCTGATAGCCGCTTAG